A region of Aquarana catesbeiana isolate 2022-GZ linkage group LG08, ASM4218655v1, whole genome shotgun sequence DNA encodes the following proteins:
- the LOC141106449 gene encoding uncharacterized protein isoform X1: MFIMGLPPVARHTIHYYRHIKGVGTTRGHQHSMDPNQRRMTDSVLNLTLEILYLLTGEDYTVVKKTTGQPVAPTNQSRGSVGWSRSQSPVTTQSVLSPSHGENNNKKVLELANRIIHFLTGEVWQYLLGHRDLVKGVVMENRGTDTSKETNNTATWEELGPISTPLDHTDNSFVQIKNEPGSLDVNSDTSTHCEHTQYAAAQIKLETVSCEEGHHTYTEIFSSGNSAENSSTFIKEEYTLSEEGEMAFYEPSYTELASIPDNPTETSNIQIIDHNAGTHPDFENPFPLVETKTTCTPLTPVKSQIPVSDGGVCFSNTSNVASPQEGHVRSKPFACSECSRCFSTQLSLFRHERIHTGLGKKGGCSTEAGLEFVSTDSADDPCYEKSPVWTRGGQELGTSNGSSQGSNHQTNFLDNVEQKSSVVDGGGKKIRTSPKGTTSVSLDHHTGSFNTLGPADPWKFKKTSCFECGEVFPFKSQMGLHQRDHLSKSQFSCSECGKFFTSNSHLIVHQRVHTGEKPFGCSACTKRFATKSTLVIHQRVHTREKPYSCTECRKCFPCNSQLVIHQRTHTGEKPYSCLECGKGFISNSDLLRHRRVHTGERPFKCLECAKCFSQKSHLREHHKTHRR, from the exons ATGTTTATTATG GGCTTGCCTCCTGTGGCACGTCATACCATTCATTATTACCGTCACATCAAGGGGGTGGGGACTACGCGAGGACACCAGCACAGCATGGACCCCAACCAGAGACGTATGACTGACAGCGTCCTGAACCTCACTCTGGAGAtcctctacctgctgaccggagag GACTATACAGTTGTGAAGAAGACAACTGGCCAGCCAGTGGCTCCCACCAACCAATCACGAGGGTCAGTTGGATGGAGCAGAAGCCAGAGCCCTGTCACTACTCAGTCAGTTCTTTCCCCATCCCATGGAGAAAACAACAACAAGAAGGTCTTAGAGCTTGCCAACAGGATCATTCACTTCctaacaggagag gTGTGGCAGTATTTATTAGGACACAGAGATCTGGTCAAAGGTGTTGTGATGGAGAATCGTGGTACAGACACCTCCAAAG aGACAAATAATACCGCCACGTGGGAAGAACTAGGTCCAATTTCCACACCATTGGATCACACTGATAATTCATTTGTGCAAATTAAAAATGAGCCTGGTTCACTTGACGTAAACTCTGACACCTCCACACATTGTGAACATACACAATATGCAGCTGCTCAAATCAAGCTGGAAACAGTCTCTTGTGAGGAAGGCCACCATACCTACACTGAAATTTTCTCCTCCGGCAATAGTGCGGAAAACTCTTCGACCTTCATCAAGGAGGAGTACACCTTGAGCGAAGAAGGTGAGATGGCTTTTTATGAACCCTCCTATACGGAGCTAGCTTCTATTCCAGACAATCCTACAGAGACCTCCAATATCCAAATCATCGATCATAATGCTGGCACTCATCCAGATTTTGAAAACCCTTTCCCACTTGTGGAAACAAAGACGACTTGCACACCTTTGACGCCAGTGAAAAGTCAAATCCCCGTTTCAGATGGTGGAGTCTGTTTTTCTAATACCTCGAATGTGGCTTCTCCCCAAGAAGGTCATGTGCGGTCTAAACCGTTTGCCTGCTCGGAATGCAGCAGATGTTTCAGTACCCAGTTAAGTCTTTTTCGGCATGAAAGGATTCACACCGGACTGGGAAAAAAAGGTGGCTGTAGTACAGAGGCTGGCTTGGAATTTGTAAGCACTGATTCTGCTGATGATCCGTGCTATGAAAAGAGCCCTGTATGGACTAGAGGTGGCCAAGAATTAGGAACAAGCAATGGAAGTTCTCAAGGATCCaaccatcagacaaactttttggACAATGTAGAACAGAAAAGTTCAGTAGTGGATGGAGGTGGCAAAAAAATAAGGACTAGCCCCAAAGGTACAACTTCTGTGAGCTTGGATCATCACACGGGGTCTTTTAACACCTTAGGCCCTGCTGACCCTTGGAAGTTTAAGAAGACGTCTTGTTTTGAATGTGGGGAGGTTTTTCCTTTTAAGTCTCAGATGGGTTTACACCAGAGGGATCACCTCAGTAAGTCACAATTCTCATGTTCCGAATGTGGGAAATTTTTTACCAGCAACTCCCATCTTATTGTACACCAacgggttcacactggagagaagccctTCGGCTGCTCCGCTTGCACCAAGCGTTTTGCCACCAAGTCGACGCTGGTCATACACCAAAGGGTCCACACGAGAGAGAAACCATATTCATGTACAGAGTGTCGAAAGTGTTTCCCTTGTAACTCCCAGCTGGTGATACATCAAAggactcacacgggggaaaagccttaTTCTTGTTTGGAGTGCGGTAAAGGTTTCATCAGTAACTCTGACCTTCTTAGGCATAGGAGGGTCCATACGGGAGAGCGACCCTTTAAGTGCCTAGAATGTGCTAAGTGCTTCTCGCAGAAATCCCACCTTCGCGAGCATCATAAAACGCACAGGAGATAA
- the LOC141106449 gene encoding uncharacterized protein isoform X2 → MDPNQRRMTDSVLNLTLEILYLLTGEDYTVVKKTTGQPVAPTNQSRGSVGWSRSQSPVTTQSVLSPSHGENNNKKVLELANRIIHFLTGEVWQYLLGHRDLVKGVVMENRGTDTSKETNNTATWEELGPISTPLDHTDNSFVQIKNEPGSLDVNSDTSTHCEHTQYAAAQIKLETVSCEEGHHTYTEIFSSGNSAENSSTFIKEEYTLSEEGEMAFYEPSYTELASIPDNPTETSNIQIIDHNAGTHPDFENPFPLVETKTTCTPLTPVKSQIPVSDGGVCFSNTSNVASPQEGHVRSKPFACSECSRCFSTQLSLFRHERIHTGLGKKGGCSTEAGLEFVSTDSADDPCYEKSPVWTRGGQELGTSNGSSQGSNHQTNFLDNVEQKSSVVDGGGKKIRTSPKGTTSVSLDHHTGSFNTLGPADPWKFKKTSCFECGEVFPFKSQMGLHQRDHLSKSQFSCSECGKFFTSNSHLIVHQRVHTGEKPFGCSACTKRFATKSTLVIHQRVHTREKPYSCTECRKCFPCNSQLVIHQRTHTGEKPYSCLECGKGFISNSDLLRHRRVHTGERPFKCLECAKCFSQKSHLREHHKTHRR, encoded by the exons ATGGACCCCAACCAGAGACGTATGACTGACAGCGTCCTGAACCTCACTCTGGAGAtcctctacctgctgaccggagag GACTATACAGTTGTGAAGAAGACAACTGGCCAGCCAGTGGCTCCCACCAACCAATCACGAGGGTCAGTTGGATGGAGCAGAAGCCAGAGCCCTGTCACTACTCAGTCAGTTCTTTCCCCATCCCATGGAGAAAACAACAACAAGAAGGTCTTAGAGCTTGCCAACAGGATCATTCACTTCctaacaggagag gTGTGGCAGTATTTATTAGGACACAGAGATCTGGTCAAAGGTGTTGTGATGGAGAATCGTGGTACAGACACCTCCAAAG aGACAAATAATACCGCCACGTGGGAAGAACTAGGTCCAATTTCCACACCATTGGATCACACTGATAATTCATTTGTGCAAATTAAAAATGAGCCTGGTTCACTTGACGTAAACTCTGACACCTCCACACATTGTGAACATACACAATATGCAGCTGCTCAAATCAAGCTGGAAACAGTCTCTTGTGAGGAAGGCCACCATACCTACACTGAAATTTTCTCCTCCGGCAATAGTGCGGAAAACTCTTCGACCTTCATCAAGGAGGAGTACACCTTGAGCGAAGAAGGTGAGATGGCTTTTTATGAACCCTCCTATACGGAGCTAGCTTCTATTCCAGACAATCCTACAGAGACCTCCAATATCCAAATCATCGATCATAATGCTGGCACTCATCCAGATTTTGAAAACCCTTTCCCACTTGTGGAAACAAAGACGACTTGCACACCTTTGACGCCAGTGAAAAGTCAAATCCCCGTTTCAGATGGTGGAGTCTGTTTTTCTAATACCTCGAATGTGGCTTCTCCCCAAGAAGGTCATGTGCGGTCTAAACCGTTTGCCTGCTCGGAATGCAGCAGATGTTTCAGTACCCAGTTAAGTCTTTTTCGGCATGAAAGGATTCACACCGGACTGGGAAAAAAAGGTGGCTGTAGTACAGAGGCTGGCTTGGAATTTGTAAGCACTGATTCTGCTGATGATCCGTGCTATGAAAAGAGCCCTGTATGGACTAGAGGTGGCCAAGAATTAGGAACAAGCAATGGAAGTTCTCAAGGATCCaaccatcagacaaactttttggACAATGTAGAACAGAAAAGTTCAGTAGTGGATGGAGGTGGCAAAAAAATAAGGACTAGCCCCAAAGGTACAACTTCTGTGAGCTTGGATCATCACACGGGGTCTTTTAACACCTTAGGCCCTGCTGACCCTTGGAAGTTTAAGAAGACGTCTTGTTTTGAATGTGGGGAGGTTTTTCCTTTTAAGTCTCAGATGGGTTTACACCAGAGGGATCACCTCAGTAAGTCACAATTCTCATGTTCCGAATGTGGGAAATTTTTTACCAGCAACTCCCATCTTATTGTACACCAacgggttcacactggagagaagccctTCGGCTGCTCCGCTTGCACCAAGCGTTTTGCCACCAAGTCGACGCTGGTCATACACCAAAGGGTCCACACGAGAGAGAAACCATATTCATGTACAGAGTGTCGAAAGTGTTTCCCTTGTAACTCCCAGCTGGTGATACATCAAAggactcacacgggggaaaagccttaTTCTTGTTTGGAGTGCGGTAAAGGTTTCATCAGTAACTCTGACCTTCTTAGGCATAGGAGGGTCCATACGGGAGAGCGACCCTTTAAGTGCCTAGAATGTGCTAAGTGCTTCTCGCAGAAATCCCACCTTCGCGAGCATCATAAAACGCACAGGAGATAA